One segment of Carcharodon carcharias isolate sCarCar2 chromosome 16, sCarCar2.pri, whole genome shotgun sequence DNA contains the following:
- the ndc1 gene encoding nucleoporin NDC1: MEQLPDFWFIRKVFSWRAAAAIAWSVLLLPVSTTVFILFSRLNVFHPIEWITDSLNHLNNSYIIFAILVLCGVIVTIGIFNMEFYTVEPSIPCSRIALIGNVFHPHRFLHSVVHAVVGMLMAWCAAVIAGGRYQLISVPCSSQDSSAPSSHMCLNEFHVFLLMEGAFIGYSYSLLYFINNFNYLSFPILQQFKYPRFKGNLSLVIKYSAMQSLYFLRNYCILYYFLGYVPRAWISASTTLQRDSTQHSLDTLTGLFDLPLLCITWLSGTFLLITWYITWLLFKIFITEASQFPVHSSFGEEADRCLPKILTSNVSPCVKYLALQDLALLSRYSASRRQEVFSLSQPGGHPHNWIAISGECLALLNDLTQKLTEYQETVAANGRIKPYPISGEGRLSSTSGTSCLEEPASYQPSLRTPLSTYHPQQPLPSSLIKPSDTFRNLLGFPFASDPSSPLGSPSVSRMSDMLDLGSTHYGSFQSPLKLRKGPKLWTSPSTSSEYPMNTSEFVGQAAHVNARTPEVTKHSAISEWMLQRQDQVKTFLSKRGLVMYLFKKLPEASSQALFANSQAHIWALEGLSHLVAASFTEDRYGVVQTTLSSILCAMLSLQEAVDRHFKLPHASSKPARSTGTLIDSSYKTLRFALRASLKTAIYRITTTFGEHLKAVQLSSEHRKKLQQFLEYKE, encoded by the exons ATGGAGCAGCTCCCAGACTTCTGGTTCATCCGCAAG GTGTTCAGCTGGCGAGCAGCAGCTGCAATTGCTTGGTCTGTCCTGCTGTTGCCTGTCTCCACAACTGTGTTTATACTGTTTAGTAGACTGAATGTGTTCCATCCTATCGAGTGGATTACAG aCTCGCTGAATCACCTGAACAATTCCTATATAATCTTTGCAATTCTGGTGTTATGTGGAGTCATAGTGACTATTGGCATCTTCAATATGGAATTTTATACAG TGGAGCCTTCTATTCCGTGCAGTCGGATTGCACTCATAGGGAATGTGTTCCACCCTCATCGGTTTCTCCATTCAGTCGTGCATGCAGTGGTGGGGATGTTGATGGCATGGTGTGCAGCAGTCATAGCTGGGGGACGCTATCAGTTGATCAGTGTACCTTGTTCATCTCAGGACAG CTCAGCACCCAGCAGCCACATGTGCCTGAACGAGTTCCACGTTTTCTTACTGATGGAAGGAGCCTTTATAGGATATAGTTATAGCCTTCTGTATTTTATTAACAACTTCAATTatttatctttcccaattttgCAG CAATTCAAGTACCCACGCTTCAAAGGAAACCTGTCTTTGGTTATTAAGTACAGTGCTATGCAGTCTCTGTATTTTCTCAGGAACTACTGCATCCTTTACTACTTCCTAG GTTATGTTCCAAGGGCCTGGATAAGTGCCTCAACAACCCTTCAAAGAGACAG CACACAGCATTCCCTGGATACCCTGACTGGACTGTTTGACTTGCCGCTGCTCTGCATAACCTGGCTAAGTGGTACATTTCTCTTGATCACCTGGTACATTACGTGGTTGCTGTTTAAAATCTTCATCACTGAG GCATCCCAATTTCCTGTGCATTCCTCATTTGGAGAGGAGGCTGATCGATGTCTCCCTAAAATCCTAACCAGCAATGTTTCCCCCTGTGTAAAG TATCTAGCATTGCAAGACTTGGCCTTACTTTCCCGGTATTCAGCTTCTCGAAGACAGGAGGTGTTCAGCCTTAGCCAGCCAG gtGGCCATCCTCATAATTGGATAGCCATATCAGGTGAATGCTTAGCCTTGCTAAATGACCTAACGCAAAAGCTAACGGAGTATCAAGAAACTGTTGCTGCTAATGGTCGGATTAAGCCGTATCCGATTTCTGGGGAAGGACGCCTGTCAAGCACCTCAG GAACCTCCTGCCTTGAAGAGCCTGCCAGCTACCAGCCTTCCTTACGGACTCCACTCTCTACCTATCATCCACAGCAGCCTCTGCCATCATCATTGATCAAGCCTTCAGACACGTTCAGGAACTTGCTTGGCTTCCCCTTTGCATCAGATCCCTCTAGTCCTTTGGGCTCTCCATCTGTGAGCCGCATGAGTGACATGTTAGACTTGGGCTCTACCCACTACGGCTCTTTCCAGAGTCCTCTCAAATTGAGGAAGGGACCGAAGCTTTGGACCTCACCTTCTACTTCGTCAG AGTACCCAATGAACACAAGTGAATTTGTTGGTCAAGCTGCTCATGTCAATGCCAGAACTCCTGAAGTGACTAAACACAGTGCCATTTCAGAATGGATGCTTCAGAGACAAGATCAG GTTAAGACTTTCTTGTCGAAACGGGGGCTGGTAATGTATTTATTTAAAAAG CTTCCAGAAGCTTCAAGTCAGGCTTTGTTTGCCAACAGTCAAGCACATATATGGGCTCTTGAAG GCCTCTCTCATCTTGTAGCAGCCTCATTTACAGAGGACAGATACGGTGTAGTACAGACAACGTTATCATCCATTCTGTGTGCCATGCTCTCTCTTCAGGAG GCTGTGGACAGACATTTTAAACTGCCTCATGCCTCCAGCAAACCAGCTAGATCCACTGGCACTCTGATAGATTCTTCTTACAAGACACTGAGGTTTGCCCTCCGTGCCTCCTTGAAAACTGCAATTTACAGGATAACCACTACCTTTGGAGAACATTTAAA agcTGTCCAGCTTTCATCAGAACACAGAAAAAAACTGCAACAGTTTCTGGAGTATAAAGAGTGA